The genome window GGACGGCCGCGTCGTCACGCCCGAGTCCGACAGCATTCTCGAGGGCATCACGCGCGACTCCCTGCTGCAGCTCGCGGAGGACCGGGGCTACACGGTCGAGAAGCGACCGATCTCGATCGACGAGTGGCGCCAGGGTGTGGCATCCGGCGACATCGTCGAGGTGTTCGCCTGCGGCACCGCCGCCGTCGTGACCCCGATCGGTGCCCTCGTCGGTGAGGGCTTCGACGAGGCCCAGCCTCTCGGCGAACTCGCGCTCTCTCTGCGCGAGGAGCTGACGGACATCCAGTACGGCCGTCGCGAAGACAAGCACGGCTGGCTCCTGCGCCTTGACGCCTGATCGTCTCAAGAACTCTCCGAGACCCCGCTGTGCGCGCTGCACAGCGGGGTCTCGTCGTCCTGCACTCTGGCTAGGCTGGTGGCATGAAGATCGCCCGATTCAGCCATGACGACGCCATCCTCTTCGGGATCGTCGATGACACCGACCTCGTCGTCCTCTCGGGCGATCCGCTCTTCGCCGGATACGAGCCGACGGGCGATCGTGTGCCGATCGCGGACGCGGTGATCCTCGCGCCGGTGATCCCGCGCTCGAAGATCGTGTGCGTCGGCAAGAACTACCACGACCACGCGGCCGAGATGGGGGGAGTGGCTCCTGAGGAGCCGCTGCTGTTCCTCAAGCCCAACACCGCCGTGATCGGCCCCGGAGATGCGATCGTGCGCCCGTCGATCTCGGACCAGACCGAGTACGAGGGTGAGCTCGCCGTCGTGATCGGCAAGGTCGCCAAGAACGTCACCCAGGCGGATGCGCTCGACCATGTACTCGGCTACACCATCGCCAACGACGTCACCGCTCGCGACCTCCAGCGCAAGGACGGACAGTGGTCGCGCGCGAAGGGGTTCGACACGTTCTGCCCCCTCGGGCCCACCATCAGCACGGATTTCGATCCGTCGGTCGCGACCATCGAGACCCGCGTGAACGGGGAGGTCCGCCAGAAGGCACCTCTGACCGACATGATCCACTCCGTCGCGGCGATCATCGAGCACGCGTCGGCCGTGTTCACCCTGCTTCCCGGTGACGTCATCCTGACGGGCACCCCGGCGGGGGTCGGCACGTTCGACGCCGGCGACACGGTCGAGGTCGAGATCACCGGACTGGGGATCCTGCGCAACACCGTGCGCGACGCCGTGCGCGCATGACCGTCGTCGCTCTGACGGCGACCCAGCAGGCGGCCGTCCAGCGACGCACGGTGCTGGTGCTGTCGCTCGGACAGGTGCTCGGCGGGATCGCCTTCGGAGCGACGGTGTCACTCGGCGCTCTGCTCGCCGCCGATCTCTCGGGGAGCGACGCGCTCTCGGGCCTTGCCACGGCATCCGTCACCCTCGGTGCGGCGCTGTGTGCGATCCCGCTCGCCCGCCTGGCCGCCAGGGTCGGCAGGCGGCGCGCGCTGACACTCGGCAACCTGTTCGCGCTCGTCGGCATCGCCGTGGTGATCCTGGCCGCGTCGCTGCGCGTGTTCCCTCTGCTGCTGGTGGGGATCCTGATGATCGGCGCGGGCAATGCCGGAAACCTCCAGTCCCGGTTCGCCGCCACGGATCTCGCCGCCCCGCAGCACCGCGGACGCGATCTCTCGATCGTCGTGTGGGCGACGACCATCGGCGGCGTGGCAGGACCGCTGCTGCTGGGTCCGGGAGAGATCGTAGGCGAGGCCCTCGGCATGCCGCCGCAGACCGGCTCCTACGCATTCTCCTTCGTCGCACAGTGCGCCGCGCTCATCCTCTACCTGATCGCTTTGCGGCCCGATCCACTTCTCGCCGCGCAAGGGCTCGCCAGAGCGGCAGCCGCGGTGACCGGGCAGGTGGCGATCGATCGTCCGATCGTGGCTCGGTACGCGATCTTCGCGGTTGCCGGCTCGCACGTCGTGATGGCGTCGGTGATGGCGATGACTCCCGTGCATCTCGCGCACATGGCCCACAGCAGCGAGGGCATGGCGCCCACGCCGGCCGACGTCTCGGCACTGGTCGGCATCACGATCGCTCTGCACGTCGGCGGCATGTACGCTCTCTCGCCGCTCTTCGGCATCCTCGCGGACCGCTGGGGGCGGTTGCGCGTCGTGCTGCTGGGACAGGTGCTCCTGGGCGGCGCGCTCGCCTTCGCCGTCTTCGTGAACGATCAGGAATGGGGCGTGATGGTCGCGCTGATCCTGCTCGGCCTGGGATGGAGTGCGGCCACCGTCGCCGGGGCGGCGCTTCTCACCGAATCGAGCGCGCCCGAGCTGCGCACACGACGACAGGGCCGGAGCGACTCGCTCATGAGCCTGTCGGCTGCGGCGGGCGCTGTGCTCGCCGGAGTGATCCTGTCGAACTTCCAATACGCGGGGCTCGGCATCGCGGCATCTGTGCTGGTGGTCGTGATCGTCGCGCTCTCGCCTCTCGCTCGCTCCCGAGCGCGATGAAGGACTGGGCGGGTACGGGGCGCGCGTACGCAGACTCATACGCTGCGTTGTGCGTCGGGACCGCAGGCTTCGTGCTTGACGAGCTCGGGGATGCGCATGGGCGCACCCTGCTCGATGTGGGTTCGGGCACCGGCTCGCTCTCCGCGGCGTTCGCGAGCGCGGGCTGGAACGTCACCGGATGCGAGCCGGAGCCGACGATGAGAGAGGTCGCAGTGTGTGAGCACGCCGGGATCCCCGTGGTCGACGGTGCGCTGCCGCAGCTGCCGTTTCACGACGGCGTCTTCGACGCGGTCGTCGCCAACTTCGTGCTGAATCACGTCGCTGAACCGCGGAGGGCGGCACGAGAGCTCTCGCGGGTGTCGGCCGACGTCGTGGTGGCGACAGTCTGGACGAACTCGCCGACGTGGCTGTGGCGTCAAGTCTGTGACCGGGCGGGACTCACACCGTCGGTCGGGGAGCGACTGCCCCCGGAGCAGGACTTCAAGCGGACGGTCGACGGCTTCGCACGGATGCTGGACGATGCGGGCTGGACGGGCAGTCGGGTGTCGGAGATCACCTGGACGTGGTCGGCCGGTGTCGAGGCACTGTGGGTGTCCGCAGAAGGCGGTGTCGGGGGAGCCGGCCAGTTCTACCGTGCGCTCGACGAGTCGGACCGCGCCGCGTTCCGAGCGGCGTTCGACGCGGTGTGCTCCGAGCGGACCGTCGATGGTCTCGTCCCGCTGGAGCACTCTGCCGCCATGGCGATCCGCTCGCGCCGCTGAGACCCGCCCGTCGGGATGCGGCCGAGCCTGTGGACCGCTGCGGGGTGCCGTGGCGCAGGCAATCCCCGGTGCCGCGCACGCCTGCGTCGGCGCGACACCGAGGGTGAGAAGTCAGACCGCTCAGGTGTACCAGGTGGGCTCGGGCACCTCGTTCTTCAGCACGAACGTCCCGACCTCGCGCTTCTTGTAGGCGATCGGATCATGAAGGCTGTGCGTGCGCAGGTTGCGCCAGAAGATGTCGAGTCCGACCGCATTCGCCGACGCGCGCGCTCCGGTCAGCTCGTAGACCTTCGTGGCGACCTCCAAGCCGTCGTCGACGATCCGGAGCTTTCCCGCTGCGATCCGGACAGCGATCTCGCCGCGTCGCCGCGCCGTGAGATCCTCGCGGGGCGCATGCAGTACGGCACTGATCTCCGCACCCACAGCGTCCAGCAGTGCCTCGTCGGCCCACAGCTTCGACGCGAGCTCGCCATAGCCCTCGAGCAGGTACCACTCGTCCGTCGCGTGCTGCTTGTCGTCTCCGCCGTAGGGCCAGGGGCGCGTCGTGGTGCGCGTGTAGGCGGACGCCGTCTCGAGCGCGCCCTGTGCGATGCCGAGATAGAAGTTCGCGAACACGAGCTGTATCGCCGGGACGTTCAGGGCGTTGTAGGTGAGCGGCTGGAACTCCTTGTCGACGAATCCCGCAGCGGACGCCCAGGGGACCCGCACGTCGCGGATCTCGACCGAGCCCGACTCCGTGAGCCGCTGCCCCAGGTTGTCCCAGTCATCCGCGAACACGATCCCCTCCTGTGCGGTGGGGACGATCGCGAAGACGTGCGTGTCTGTGCCCTCGAGGATGCCTTCGAGTACGGTGAGGTCCGAGACCTGCCCGCCGGTGGAGAACGACTTGCGTCCGGAGAAGATCAGGTCGTCGCCGTCTTCTCGGATCGCGAGATCGGAATCCCGAGGGTTGACGGCGCCTCCGAAGAGGAAGTCGTTCGTCGTGTACAGCTCTTCGACGGCGGCGATCTGGTCGTCGGTGGCGACGAGCCGCGCGGCCCACGCCCACAGGTAGTGGTAGCCGAGGAGCTGGCCGATCGAGCCGTCGCCTCTGGCGACGGTGCGGATCACCCGGTACGCCGTATCCCAGCTCTCACCGGCTCCGCCGTACGCACGGGGTCCCAACAGTGTCACCAGCCCCGATTCCTTCAACAGTCTGACTTCGGCGCGTGGCGTCGCGTTCGCCCGGTCACGGTCGACGGCGTCCGCTGCGAGGATGTCCGCCACCTCCTGTGCGCGGTCGATCCAGTCGGCGCTGGTCTGTGGTCTTGCTGCGTCCCGCCATCGGCCGTCGAGACCCGTCGTCACAGCATCCGTCGTCGCTGCATCCGTGAATGTCATGTTCTTGCCTTTCCGTGTGGTTCGGTGTTCGCCCGTCCTCCGGCGTTGCGGCAACGATAGGAGCAGGGCGGGACGGAACGCGGGTTGTTTCCCAGGGTGAGGGACTGTTACCCGAAGTGACCCCCGGTCGCGTCTCTCGCCGCCCCCGCCGTGAGCCTCTGTGGAGTGCCTCACCGGCAACTAGAATCGGAGGGATATGGCTACTCCGCACCCCCTCACCACGACCGCCAGTGGCGCCGACGTCCGCGTCCGCTTCTGCCCCTCGCCGACCGGACTGCCGCACGTCGGCATGGTCCGCACCGCGCTCTTCAACTGGGCCTACGCCCGCCACACCGGCGGGAAGATGGTGTTCCGCATCGAGGACACCGATGCCGCCCGCGACAGCGAGGAGAGCTTCCGCCAGCTCGTCGACGCGCTCACCTGGCTCAAGATCGACTGGGACGAGGGCGTCGAGGTCGGTGGCCCGCACGCCCCGTATCGGCAGTCCGAGCGTCACGACATCTACCGCGGCGTCATCGACAAGCTGCTCGCCACCGGTGCGCTCTACGAGAGCTACTCGACGGCCGAGGAGATCGATGCCCGTAACGAGGCCGCCGGCCGCGCGACGCAGCTCGGCTACGACAACTTCGATCGCACTCTGACCGACGAGCAGAAGGCCGCCTTCCGTGCCGAGGGACGTCAGCCTGCGCTGCGCCTCCGCGTGCCCGATGAGGACCTCACGTACGTCGATCTCATCCGCGACGAGGTGACCTTCCCGGCCGGGTCGTTCCCCGACTTCGTGGTCGTACGGCCCAACGGCATCCCGCTGTACACCTTCGTGAACCCGGTCGACGATGCTCTCATGGGCATCACGCACGTGCTCCGCGGGGAAGATCTGATGCCGTCCACGGCGCGTCAGCTCGCGCTCTACGCAGCGCTCATCGAGGCGGGCGTCACCACGTTCGTGCCGCGCTTCGCCCACATGCCGCTGGTGCTGGGGGAGACCGGCAACAAGAAGCTCTCCAAGCGCGACCCGCAGGCGGACCTCTTCCTGCACCGCGATCGCGGCTTCATCCACGAGGGGCTGCTGAACTACCTGGCTCTTCTGGGCTGGTCGATCGGTCCCGACCGCGACGTGTTCTCGCTGCAGGAGTTCACCGACGCGTTCGACATCGTGAACGTCAACCCGAACCCGGCCCGCTTCGACCAGAAGAAGGCCGAGTCCATCAACGGCGACCACATCCGCACGCTGGGGGAGAAGGACTTCGCCGAACGGACGATTCCCTACCTCGCGGCCGCGGGCCTCTTCGACGAGCCCACGCACGAGCAGCTCGTGATGGCGTTCCGCGTCGCACCGCTGGTGCAGGAGCGCGTTCAGCTGCTGGGCGAGGTGCCCGGGATGGTGGGCTTCCTGTTCACCGACGACGTGTCCTATGACGCTGACGCGCTCAAAGGTCTCCCCGCCAACGCGGCAGAGGTGCTCGACGCCTGTGTCGCGGCTCTTGAGCCGGTGACCGACTTCACGCCGGAGAAGGTCCAGGAGGCCCTCTCCGAGGCTCTGGTCGAGAAGCTCGAACTCAAGCCGCGGATCGCCTACGGTCCTCCGCGCGTCGCCATCACCGGCCGTCGGATCTCGCCGCCGCTGTTCGAGTCGATGGAGCTGCTGGGCAAGGACGAGTCGCTGCGACGACTTCGTGCGCTCTCGGAGTTCCTCGCGGACTGAGATCGAGCAGCAGCGAAGAGGGAGAGCACCCGACAGGTGCTCTCCCTCTTCGCGTCACCGGTCGCGTGTGCCGCGCAGCAGCGGCGATCAGGGGCGACGCGCCCGGACGGAGCGCGGCGTTTTGGCATTCGGGCCGAGGCTCGGGTAGGCTTGACTCTCGGTGCGAGGCTCCGGTTTCGCCCTTGGGGTATGGTGTAATTGGCAACACGGCGGTTTCTGGTTCCGTTGTTCTTGGTTCGAGTCCAGGTACCCCAGCAAGACAAAAACCCCCGCGAGAGCGGGGGTTTTGTCGTATCCGGCAGACTCCTTACTCGCACTCTCCGATGAACTCGAGGTAGCACACCGCCTCGTGGGTCACCGCGGGCTCGTAGTCGTCGTTCGAGACCTGGCGCGTGTCCATCTCCGGTGTGCGGGTCAGGCTGCCGTAGGAGCCGAGGGTGGCGACGTAGTATCCGTCGCCGTCCAACGCCTTCATCTCCTCGATCGCGCCGTTGTAGTCGGTGCAGAGCAGTGTGGCCGTCTCGGTGAGCTCGACTCCGACGCACGCGCCCGTGTAGGTCGCGACCATGAGGTTCGTGCAGTCCGTCCAGTCCTGGTTGACCGTGCACGGGTTCACGGCATCCATCGAGACGTCGTAGCGTCCGGTCTCGTACTCCTCGCTGTGGAACGTCTCCGGCTTCTCGGGGACGTCGGTCTTGGTCCAGTGCCGGGCGGTGGTGAAGGCGACGAGGACCACGACGGCAGCGATCAGCAGCAGAGCGCCGAGGATCGAGAGCGTGACCCAGAGTCCGACCCTGCTCTTCTTGCGCGGTTCGGTGTCGGGGGCCGGAGCGTATCCGGGGTAGACCACTGTGGCGCCTGCGGCGCTCTCGTAGCCCGGATACGCAGCGGTCGCGGCGTACGCAGGATCTTGAGCCTGCTCGGCTCCCGGAGCACCTGCGTATGCGGGCGGTGGTGCGTCGTATGCCGGGGCCGGCGCGCTGTACGCGGGAGGCGGTGCGTCGTATGCCGGGGGTGGCGTCTCGCCGGACGACTGCGCAGGCGGCGGGGGAGTCGGGATCGTGGTGAGCCAGTAGGAGTACCAGCTCTGCGTCGACGCGGCGTCGGCTGCGACCTGCTGAGCCTCGACGTCGGTGAGCTGTAACCCGAGGGCGCCGCGTAGATCTGCTCTGGTCAGGGACTCACGGAATTCCTCGAGTGACATCGTCATAGTCAAGAGGATGGCAGACCTTTGTACCGGTCGACAATCCGCGCGGGGTTCGCCTAGCAGGTCGCATCCCCGCAGCGCCATGCCCTTCACGCGCCGGGTCGGTCGCGGCATCGTGGTCGCACACGCGCCCGCACTGCCGACAGGAGTCAGACCGATGGCACTCAGAAGAGTCGTGCCCGGAGAGGAACCCGGTATCCGTCGTCGACGTTCGGGGTCCGGTTTCCGTTACCTCGACGCCGGCG of Microbacterium sp. LWH13-1.2 contains these proteins:
- the gltX gene encoding glutamate--tRNA ligase, producing the protein MATPHPLTTTASGADVRVRFCPSPTGLPHVGMVRTALFNWAYARHTGGKMVFRIEDTDAARDSEESFRQLVDALTWLKIDWDEGVEVGGPHAPYRQSERHDIYRGVIDKLLATGALYESYSTAEEIDARNEAAGRATQLGYDNFDRTLTDEQKAAFRAEGRQPALRLRVPDEDLTYVDLIRDEVTFPAGSFPDFVVVRPNGIPLYTFVNPVDDALMGITHVLRGEDLMPSTARQLALYAALIEAGVTTFVPRFAHMPLVLGETGNKKLSKRDPQADLFLHRDRGFIHEGLLNYLALLGWSIGPDRDVFSLQEFTDAFDIVNVNPNPARFDQKKAESINGDHIRTLGEKDFAERTIPYLAAAGLFDEPTHEQLVMAFRVAPLVQERVQLLGEVPGMVGFLFTDDVSYDADALKGLPANAAEVLDACVAALEPVTDFTPEKVQEALSEALVEKLELKPRIAYGPPRVAITGRRISPPLFESMELLGKDESLRRLRALSEFLAD
- a CDS encoding MFS transporter, whose protein sequence is MTVVALTATQQAAVQRRTVLVLSLGQVLGGIAFGATVSLGALLAADLSGSDALSGLATASVTLGAALCAIPLARLAARVGRRRALTLGNLFALVGIAVVILAASLRVFPLLLVGILMIGAGNAGNLQSRFAATDLAAPQHRGRDLSIVVWATTIGGVAGPLLLGPGEIVGEALGMPPQTGSYAFSFVAQCAALILYLIALRPDPLLAAQGLARAAAAVTGQVAIDRPIVARYAIFAVAGSHVVMASVMAMTPVHLAHMAHSSEGMAPTPADVSALVGITIALHVGGMYALSPLFGILADRWGRLRVVLLGQVLLGGALAFAVFVNDQEWGVMVALILLGLGWSAATVAGAALLTESSAPELRTRRQGRSDSLMSLSAAAGAVLAGVILSNFQYAGLGIAASVLVVVIVALSPLARSRAR
- a CDS encoding acyl-CoA dehydrogenase family protein, yielding MTFTDAATTDAVTTGLDGRWRDAARPQTSADWIDRAQEVADILAADAVDRDRANATPRAEVRLLKESGLVTLLGPRAYGGAGESWDTAYRVIRTVARGDGSIGQLLGYHYLWAWAARLVATDDQIAAVEELYTTNDFLFGGAVNPRDSDLAIREDGDDLIFSGRKSFSTGGQVSDLTVLEGILEGTDTHVFAIVPTAQEGIVFADDWDNLGQRLTESGSVEIRDVRVPWASAAGFVDKEFQPLTYNALNVPAIQLVFANFYLGIAQGALETASAYTRTTTRPWPYGGDDKQHATDEWYLLEGYGELASKLWADEALLDAVGAEISAVLHAPREDLTARRRGEIAVRIAAGKLRIVDDGLEVATKVYELTGARASANAVGLDIFWRNLRTHSLHDPIAYKKREVGTFVLKNEVPEPTWYT
- a CDS encoding class I SAM-dependent methyltransferase, which translates into the protein MLDELGDAHGRTLLDVGSGTGSLSAAFASAGWNVTGCEPEPTMREVAVCEHAGIPVVDGALPQLPFHDGVFDAVVANFVLNHVAEPRRAARELSRVSADVVVATVWTNSPTWLWRQVCDRAGLTPSVGERLPPEQDFKRTVDGFARMLDDAGWTGSRVSEITWTWSAGVEALWVSAEGGVGGAGQFYRALDESDRAAFRAAFDAVCSERTVDGLVPLEHSAAMAIRSRR
- a CDS encoding fumarylacetoacetate hydrolase family protein, which encodes MKIARFSHDDAILFGIVDDTDLVVLSGDPLFAGYEPTGDRVPIADAVILAPVIPRSKIVCVGKNYHDHAAEMGGVAPEEPLLFLKPNTAVIGPGDAIVRPSISDQTEYEGELAVVIGKVAKNVTQADALDHVLGYTIANDVTARDLQRKDGQWSRAKGFDTFCPLGPTISTDFDPSVATIETRVNGEVRQKAPLTDMIHSVAAIIEHASAVFTLLPGDVILTGTPAGVGTFDAGDTVEVEITGLGILRNTVRDAVRA